A single Pseudanabaenaceae cyanobacterium SKYG29 DNA region contains:
- a CDS encoding FHA domain-containing protein translates to MPVITVNLLHPSNMSVVQSWSFPSESVVRIGRSADNEVVLYSSVVSRYHLELHYVNNHWELHNKGANGTFWDEKPISKQKVVDGMVIRLASSGPKLQICLDDRPPLPTPKSAKTRPQRGFTDDTTQTIGEDVQRLTGDDPQ, encoded by the coding sequence ATGCCTGTGATCACTGTCAATCTCTTGCACCCCTCGAACATGTCTGTTGTGCAAAGTTGGAGTTTCCCCTCTGAATCGGTAGTTCGGATTGGACGCTCCGCCGACAATGAGGTGGTGCTGTATAGTTCCGTCGTTTCTCGCTATCACCTGGAATTGCACTACGTCAACAACCACTGGGAATTGCATAATAAAGGCGCAAATGGTACATTTTGGGATGAGAAGCCGATTAGCAAGCAAAAGGTAGTAGATGGTATGGTAATTCGTCTGGCTTCTTCGGGACCAAAGTTGCAAATATGTCTGGATGACCGCCCACCCCTGCCCACTCCCAAATCTGCCAAAACCAGACCGCAGCGGGGCTTTACTGATGACACAACCCAAACGATCGGGGAGGACGTGCAAAGGCTAACGGGTGATGATCCCCAGTAG
- a CDS encoding DUF3611 family protein — MTLSPRLVKTIQAFRFYGLVGLWTHGVPGVIAGVLLLFAGIRGNEGASNNPGTLPGVAAAWLAWALVVGGFIWSYLYIRWAKQLADIQRPTKAQTLMQLKIGLGISLGGQFTALVAAFAIVGTLAQRALFRTQGVIVDDPSRFVEPIDLFVVQASLLIILAHFLGTLISLWLLDRVTRPADV; from the coding sequence ATGACTCTTTCTCCTCGTTTAGTCAAAACAATTCAGGCATTCCGCTTTTATGGTTTAGTAGGGCTATGGACTCATGGGGTACCAGGAGTAATTGCGGGGGTATTACTCCTATTTGCTGGCATTCGCGGGAATGAGGGTGCTAGTAACAATCCAGGGACTCTGCCGGGGGTGGCGGCGGCGTGGCTTGCCTGGGCGTTGGTAGTAGGTGGGTTTATTTGGAGTTATCTTTACATTCGCTGGGCTAAACAGTTGGCAGATATCCAGCGCCCCACTAAAGCGCAAACTTTGATGCAGTTAAAAATCGGATTGGGGATTAGCTTGGGGGGACAGTTTACGGCTCTGGTGGCAGCCTTTGCTATTGTTGGTACCTTGGCGCAGCGGGCACTATTCCGTACCCAGGGTGTGATTGTCGATGACCCCAGCCGCTTTGTGGAACCGATCGATTTATTTGTCGTACAAGCAAGTTTACTGATCATCCTCGCCCATTTTTTGGGTACCCTTATATCTCTGTGGCTACTCGATCGGGTGACTCGCCCTGCTGACGTATAG
- a CDS encoding serine/threonine-protein kinase gives MSYCFNPACPQPVNPNKVTHCQACGSPLLLRNRYVAIKMLGKGGFGRTFLAVDIDMPSRPKVVIKQFLPGNLPPEMLQKSLEMFQREAVLLEKLGSHPQIPTLYAYFTMRNQYYLVMEFIDGKDLLKELETEGPFNQEKAIDFLKGLLPVIDFLHQHNVIHRDIKPANIIRNSKGELVLVDFGAAKEINRWAEAAAAPGTMIGSMEYVPPEQVVGNAVPASDLYSLGATCVHLITGKKPSLVRDLLTDTWPWRKHLPPGVEIPDFLGNVLDKLLQGAVLDRYKSGGEALKDLEVGLLREQSKSMISLYPSRLDYAQLEYFLSIGDLKAADIETWNLLCRALGRPTGSKFAERDIARIPCNELLNLDILWLRYSNNRFGFSVKCDIYEAEGQNYRNFCEKIGYRVKRAGSMAWINGTRINYSHEAPRGHLPWIPGFYEADTPLGKDELMRQLFMSVRSCQRKLSPFTAVPR, from the coding sequence ATGAGTTATTGTTTTAATCCTGCCTGCCCACAGCCCGTCAACCCCAACAAGGTGACTCACTGCCAAGCCTGTGGTAGTCCTTTACTCCTGCGCAATCGCTATGTGGCAATCAAAATGCTAGGGAAAGGAGGGTTTGGGCGTACCTTTTTGGCAGTGGATATAGATATGCCCTCACGCCCAAAAGTAGTAATCAAGCAATTTTTGCCTGGCAACCTCCCCCCTGAAATGCTGCAGAAAAGCCTGGAAATGTTTCAACGGGAGGCGGTGTTACTAGAAAAACTGGGCAGTCATCCCCAAATCCCCACCCTTTATGCCTACTTTACTATGCGCAACCAGTACTACCTGGTGATGGAATTCATTGATGGCAAGGACCTCCTCAAGGAGCTGGAAACGGAGGGTCCCTTCAATCAGGAAAAAGCGATCGATTTTTTGAAGGGTTTATTACCGGTAATTGACTTTCTGCATCAGCACAACGTTATTCACCGCGACATCAAACCAGCTAACATCATTCGCAATAGCAAAGGGGAGCTAGTGTTGGTAGATTTTGGGGCAGCGAAGGAGATTAACCGCTGGGCAGAGGCAGCGGCAGCCCCAGGAACGATGATTGGCAGTATGGAATATGTCCCCCCGGAACAGGTGGTGGGCAACGCCGTACCTGCTAGTGACCTCTACAGCTTGGGAGCAACCTGTGTCCATTTAATTACGGGCAAAAAACCCTCCCTCGTGAGGGATTTGCTGACAGATACTTGGCCCTGGCGGAAACATCTACCCCCAGGGGTGGAAATTCCTGATTTTTTGGGCAATGTCTTGGACAAGTTACTGCAGGGGGCTGTCCTCGATCGCTATAAGTCTGGTGGAGAAGCCCTCAAGGACCTGGAGGTTGGTTTACTGCGGGAGCAGTCCAAGAGTATGATTAGCCTTTACCCATCGCGCTTGGACTATGCCCAGCTGGAATACTTTTTATCGATCGGGGACTTAAAGGCAGCGGACATAGAAACCTGGAACTTGCTCTGTCGTGCCCTGGGTCGTCCAACAGGGAGTAAGTTTGCCGAGCGGGACATAGCTCGTATCCCCTGTAATGAGTTGCTCAACCTGGATATACTGTGGCTGCGCTACAGCAATAATCGCTTCGGCTTCAGTGTTAAGTGTGATATTTATGAGGCGGAGGGGCAAAACTATCGCAACTTCTGTGAAAAGATCGGTTATCGGGTCAAGCGGGCAGGGTCAATGGCATGGATTAACGGTACCCGCATTAACTACAGCCACGAAGCCCCTAGGGGGCACTTACCCTGGATACCTGGCTTTTATGAAGCAGATACACCCCTGGGTAAAGATGAGTTGATGCGCCAGTTATTTATGTCAGTGCGCAGTTGCCAACGGAAGTTATCTCCCTTTACTGCTGTCCCTCGGTGA
- a CDS encoding M23 family metallopeptidase has protein sequence MVPLLLALALASPCTECFVLLYPDRDTSPGFKDYRCGDLSYDGHRGTDFAIADEGRMAMGVKVVAVAAGRVLRVRDGVPDRKVSNPDSVKGQECGNGVVIDHGEGWETQYCHLRQGSVRVRPGQRVEQGTVLGLVGQSGLASFPHVHLEVRYQGQPIDPHGGVELARDCQANRTGLWQQPIPYVPTGLIHAGFSPQAPTMAELEQGKWEGVEITTKDKALVFWTRSYGVKRGDQLSMIIVNPAQQKVVDYRTTLEKDNRLFMLFTGTRRLSPGVWTATFRLERNRERLIDVTRTVNVRQN, from the coding sequence ATGGTGCCTCTCCTACTAGCTCTCGCTCTGGCTTCCCCCTGTACTGAGTGCTTTGTGTTGCTCTACCCCGATCGGGATACTTCTCCTGGATTTAAGGACTACCGCTGCGGGGATTTGAGCTATGACGGGCATAGGGGCACGGATTTTGCCATAGCTGATGAGGGGCGGATGGCAATGGGGGTAAAGGTAGTGGCAGTAGCGGCGGGCAGAGTGCTGCGGGTGCGAGATGGGGTACCCGACAGGAAAGTGAGCAATCCCGACTCAGTGAAGGGGCAGGAGTGCGGTAATGGTGTGGTCATTGACCATGGGGAGGGTTGGGAAACGCAATATTGCCATTTACGGCAGGGGTCAGTGCGGGTGCGCCCAGGGCAACGGGTAGAGCAGGGGACAGTACTGGGCTTGGTTGGGCAGTCTGGCTTAGCTTCCTTTCCCCATGTACACCTAGAGGTACGGTATCAGGGGCAACCGATCGACCCCCATGGGGGGGTAGAACTAGCTAGGGATTGTCAAGCTAATAGAACTGGTCTTTGGCAGCAACCCATCCCCTACGTGCCGACGGGTCTAATTCATGCTGGCTTCAGTCCCCAGGCACCAACCATGGCAGAGCTGGAACAGGGCAAGTGGGAAGGAGTAGAGATTACCACAAAGGACAAAGCGCTGGTATTTTGGACACGCTCCTATGGTGTGAAGAGAGGTGACCAGTTGTCCATGATCATTGTCAATCCAGCCCAACAAAAAGTAGTAGACTATCGCACTACCCTAGAGAAAGACAATCGCTTGTTTATGTTGTTCACAGGAACGCGACGGCTTAGCCCTGGGGTGTGGACAGCCACTTTTCGATTAGAGCGCAACAGGGAACGACTGATTGATGTTACTCGCACTGTAAATGTCCGACAAAACTAA
- a CDS encoding ABC transporter ATP-binding protein/permease, with translation MRSSYFALLPYIKTQWWLLTKAIACTIVYIGGMPILAMIFGLVSEAVGEGSISKITTVSGYTVLLFTVQGFCQYGQDVMMAEAALQVTKELRVDAFSHLQSLDLSYFAEARAGDLSYRLTEDIDRIGEVMGKFFYQFLPSLLQLILILGYMFYLNWILTLTVLIVAPLLAVIVAWFGDRMLNLARRSQDQVSSLSAFLAEIFSGIRLVRAFGAEAFETSRFQQAAELHRQSKYATDRIRSIQYPVVSLLQALAIIILIWIAVWQIAQGVLAVKNFVSFCAAVALLIDPIRNVTNNYNELKQVQASTDRVFELFQLQPAVTEHPAAITLGTIQGKIEFRGVYFKYPDQTDWVLKNINTTIYPGEIVALVGASGAGKSTFMNLLLRFYDPQQGKVLIDDQDISKVTLRSLRQQIAIVPQETILFSGTVAANIAFGKTNIDRAEIEKAAKVANAHDFIMALPQQYDTWVGERGVNLSGGQRQRIAIARAVLHNPKILLLDEATSALDSESEALVQEALQRLMYDRTVLIVAHRLATVRNCDRIFVLDKGQIIESGSHQELLALNGRYSQLHARQFS, from the coding sequence TTGCGTAGCTCTTACTTTGCTCTTTTACCTTACATTAAAACCCAATGGTGGTTATTAACTAAAGCGATTGCCTGCACGATCGTTTACATCGGTGGTATGCCCATTCTAGCAATGATATTTGGGCTGGTTTCGGAGGCGGTAGGGGAAGGAAGTATTAGCAAAATTACCACAGTGTCAGGTTACACAGTTTTGTTATTCACTGTGCAGGGTTTTTGTCAGTATGGACAGGATGTGATGATGGCGGAGGCAGCCCTGCAGGTAACAAAGGAGTTACGAGTAGATGCTTTCTCCCACTTACAATCTTTAGATTTGAGCTATTTTGCCGAGGCAAGGGCAGGGGATTTATCCTACCGCTTAACAGAGGACATCGATCGGATTGGGGAAGTGATGGGCAAGTTTTTCTATCAGTTTCTTCCCTCACTGTTACAGTTAATTTTGATCTTGGGGTATATGTTTTACCTCAACTGGATTCTAACTCTGACTGTCCTGATTGTGGCTCCTTTGTTAGCGGTGATTGTGGCCTGGTTTGGCGATCGGATGTTGAATTTAGCCCGTAGGAGTCAAGACCAAGTATCTAGTTTATCGGCATTCCTGGCGGAGATTTTTAGTGGTATTCGTCTGGTGAGAGCCTTTGGGGCAGAAGCATTTGAAACTAGCCGATTTCAGCAAGCGGCGGAACTACACAGACAAAGTAAATATGCCACCGATCGGATTCGTTCCATCCAATATCCGGTGGTCAGTTTATTGCAGGCATTGGCAATTATTATTCTGATTTGGATTGCTGTATGGCAGATTGCCCAGGGGGTGCTAGCAGTGAAAAATTTTGTCTCCTTTTGTGCCGCTGTTGCTCTCTTGATTGACCCGATTAGAAATGTTACCAATAATTACAATGAATTGAAACAGGTGCAGGCATCCACCGATCGAGTTTTTGAATTATTCCAACTGCAACCAGCTGTTACGGAGCATCCCGCAGCAATTACTTTAGGTACAATTCAGGGAAAAATTGAATTTAGGGGCGTTTATTTCAAGTATCCTGACCAGACGGATTGGGTACTAAAAAACATCAACACTACTATCTATCCAGGGGAAATTGTCGCTCTCGTGGGGGCATCAGGGGCAGGCAAAAGTACCTTCATGAATTTGTTACTGCGTTTCTACGACCCCCAGCAGGGCAAAGTATTAATTGATGACCAGGATATTAGTAAAGTTACCCTCCGCAGCCTGCGTCAGCAAATCGCTATTGTGCCCCAAGAAACTATCCTTTTTTCCGGTACAGTAGCCGCTAACATTGCCTTTGGCAAGACAAATATCGATCGGGCAGAAATTGAAAAAGCAGCAAAAGTTGCTAATGCTCACGACTTCATTATGGCACTCCCCCAACAATACGACACTTGGGTAGGGGAACGGGGAGTAAATCTGTCGGGTGGACAGCGCCAGCGAATAGCAATTGCCAGAGCCGTGTTACATAATCCCAAAATTCTCCTCTTAGACGAAGCTACTTCTGCTTTGGATAGTGAATCAGAAGCCCTAGTGCAAGAAGCACTGCAAAGATTAATGTACGACCGCACCGTATTAATTGTTGCTCACCGCTTGGCAACCGTGAGGAACTGCGATCGGATTTTTGTCCTCGATAAGGGTCAGATCATCGAATCGGGTAGCCATCAAGAGTTACTAGCCCTTAACGGTCGCTATAGCCAACTCCATGCCCGTCAGTTTTCCTAG
- a CDS encoding DedA family protein, which yields MAEIFNLDTLLQLAHRYGYGVIFAGILLENAGIPLPGETLTLIGGFLAGNGELSYPGVLISAIGGAIIGDSCGYWLGRWGGLVLVERIAHVFAIPHEHIERAQEKFNANADRAVFLGRFVALLRIFAGPLAGIAGMSYPRFLIFNSLGAITWGATMTSIAYFCGQYISLSDLVSYVLRFAVLALLVLVIWLWRSDARPRKTDGHGVGYSDR from the coding sequence GTGGCTGAAATCTTCAACTTAGATACGCTGTTGCAGTTAGCCCACCGTTACGGCTATGGGGTGATTTTTGCAGGAATTTTGCTAGAAAATGCAGGTATCCCTTTGCCAGGGGAGACTTTGACTTTGATTGGCGGTTTTTTGGCAGGGAATGGCGAGTTGAGTTACCCAGGGGTACTGATAAGCGCGATTGGGGGTGCCATCATTGGCGATAGCTGTGGCTACTGGTTGGGGCGCTGGGGTGGCTTGGTATTGGTAGAAAGGATTGCCCATGTATTTGCGATCCCCCATGAACACATAGAACGGGCGCAGGAAAAATTTAACGCTAATGCCGATCGGGCAGTGTTCCTGGGCAGATTCGTCGCCCTTTTACGCATTTTTGCTGGTCCGTTGGCAGGTATTGCGGGTATGAGTTATCCCCGTTTTTTAATTTTTAACAGTTTGGGGGCAATTACTTGGGGGGCGACGATGACTTCCATAGCTTACTTTTGCGGTCAGTATATATCTCTCTCGGATTTAGTGAGCTATGTTTTACGGTTTGCTGTTCTGGCTCTATTGGTGTTGGTAATTTGGCTATGGCGGTCTGATGCTCGCCCTAGGAAAACTGACGGGCATGGAGTTGGCTATAGCGACCGTTAA
- the hisI gene encoding phosphoribosyl-AMP cyclohydrolase: protein MQLSQLLDTLKFNDQGLIPVITQDYRDNTVLMMAWMNAAAIVKTLETGEVHYWSRSRQELWHKGATSGHIQKLKQFFYDCDADTLLVKVEQIGGIACHTGARSCFFTEVQLD, encoded by the coding sequence ATGCAGCTCTCACAACTGTTAGATACCCTCAAATTCAATGACCAGGGCTTGATTCCTGTAATTACCCAGGATTACCGCGATAATACCGTCTTGATGATGGCGTGGATGAATGCGGCAGCGATCGTTAAGACCTTGGAGACAGGGGAAGTCCATTACTGGAGCCGATCGCGACAGGAGTTATGGCACAAGGGGGCAACCTCAGGGCATATTCAAAAACTAAAGCAATTCTTCTACGACTGTGATGCTGACACTCTACTAGTCAAGGTGGAGCAAATAGGAGGTATAGCCTGTCATACAGGTGCTCGCAGCTGTTTTTTCACAGAGGTACAGCTGGATTAA
- a CDS encoding GNAT family N-acetyltransferase — protein sequence MVFWKSLFSTTEVPEAAKKAKMRRLPGYTEQIYFSTDKNIDLYELEELCDAVGWSRRPLHKVKRALQYSFVVASLWYFRGSYQRLIGFARATSDHAFNATIWDVAIHPEFQNRGLGRALMLELINELRRADISNISLFADAHVVEFYKRLGFCPDPEGIKGMFWYN from the coding sequence ATGGTGTTTTGGAAGAGCCTGTTTAGTACCACGGAAGTTCCCGAAGCGGCAAAGAAAGCCAAGATGCGGCGGTTGCCAGGCTACACGGAACAGATATACTTCAGTACAGACAAAAATATTGACCTCTACGAACTAGAAGAACTCTGTGATGCAGTGGGTTGGTCCCGTCGTCCTCTGCACAAGGTAAAAAGAGCTTTGCAATATAGCTTTGTGGTAGCTTCCCTGTGGTATTTTCGTGGTTCTTACCAAAGATTGATTGGTTTTGCTAGGGCTACGTCCGACCACGCTTTTAATGCAACGATATGGGATGTGGCGATTCATCCAGAATTTCAGAATCGGGGATTGGGCAGAGCGTTGATGCTGGAGTTAATCAATGAGCTGCGGCGGGCAGACATCAGTAATATCAGTCTCTTTGCCGATGCCCATGTGGTGGAATTCTACAAGCGCCTTGGTTTTTGCCCCGACCCCGAAGGGATTAAAGGGATGTTTTGGTACAATTAA
- a CDS encoding MFS transporter, producing MSVSAIFAFVAGLSFWSSMGCNLPIMPLYVGEELKGEAYVGLVMATFATGLILFRGALGRLTDRWGRRRSMQMGLIIAGTIPLLYHLLPHVPVVIALRPVHALAVGSFATGYAALMGDIAPPGKRGQVIGFLSLVNPLGLGLGPWAGDTLRAALGYGAAFAMASTFAMIGLLCTLFVQDNYEPRLYHKQKYLPIWKLVTTAKVRSPAFVLLAVGMVFGIVSTYLPKLMDELNLGVGAGTFYAAASMAQFIFRMPVASLGDRYGRGIFVTFSLVCYALSMVIVATANSAEAIVMGAILDGVAAGTAIPTVIAWLADRTSPQERGTVMGTAWLGFDVGIATAASMVGWVMQLLPPSVPLVTVFWIASLLSLLALVVFVVTCSDNVAESVKFALGRGKDKYAITNQT from the coding sequence ATGTCTGTTTCTGCCATCTTTGCTTTTGTTGCGGGTTTAAGTTTTTGGTCGAGCATGGGGTGTAATTTACCGATTATGCCCCTCTATGTGGGAGAGGAGTTAAAGGGAGAAGCCTACGTGGGCTTGGTGATGGCTACCTTTGCTACGGGCTTAATCCTGTTTCGCGGTGCCCTGGGGCGCTTGACCGATCGCTGGGGACGGAGACGATCGATGCAGATGGGTTTGATCATTGCGGGGACAATTCCCCTCCTTTATCATCTCTTGCCCCATGTACCTGTGGTGATTGCTCTCCGTCCAGTTCATGCTTTGGCGGTGGGGTCATTTGCTACGGGTTATGCTGCCCTGATGGGAGATATAGCTCCTCCAGGCAAAAGGGGACAGGTAATTGGTTTCTTGAGTCTGGTTAACCCTTTGGGCTTGGGACTGGGTCCTTGGGCGGGGGATACCCTGAGGGCTGCTCTGGGCTACGGGGCGGCCTTTGCCATGGCTTCCACCTTTGCCATGATTGGGCTATTGTGCACCTTGTTTGTCCAGGACAACTACGAGCCTCGCCTTTACCACAAGCAAAAATACTTACCCATCTGGAAACTGGTCACCACGGCTAAAGTGCGATCGCCTGCCTTTGTCCTCCTGGCAGTGGGTATGGTATTCGGCATTGTCAGTACCTACTTACCCAAACTGATGGATGAGTTGAACCTAGGGGTGGGAGCTGGTACGTTTTACGCCGCTGCCTCTATGGCGCAATTTATCTTTCGGATGCCTGTGGCTAGCCTGGGAGACCGTTACGGACGCGGCATATTTGTCACCTTCTCCCTAGTCTGTTATGCCCTGTCCATGGTTATTGTCGCTACGGCTAACTCGGCGGAAGCGATCGTGATGGGTGCCATCCTCGACGGGGTAGCAGCGGGGACAGCGATCCCTACTGTCATTGCTTGGCTAGCAGACCGCACATCGCCCCAGGAGAGGGGGACAGTCATGGGGACTGCCTGGTTAGGTTTTGACGTAGGGATTGCCACTGCTGCCAGTATGGTGGGATGGGTGATGCAGCTCCTGCCGCCCAGCGTACCCCTTGTAACAGTATTTTGGATAGCTAGCTTGCTCTCCCTCCTTGCCTTGGTTGTATTTGTCGTAACCTGTAGTGACAATGTGGCAGAGTCAGTAAAATTCGCCTTGGGACGGGGTAAGGATAAGTACGCAATTACCAACCAGACGTAG
- a CDS encoding DEAD/DEAH box helicase: MPTFLDLGISVQRVELLQTLGFVHPTPIQAQAIPHLLMGRDVLGLAQTGTGKTAAFALPLLELIDPASPLLQGIILTPTRELALQVMQAVKSFNLKPGGARITCVYGGQAIERQIKQLEQGVQIVVGTPGRVIDLLERGVLDLQQVRHFVLDEADEMLNMGFIEDVERILSATPKDKQSAFFSATMPIPVQKLVQRYLKNPVTVQIKTDAVTKKQIEQQAYFVPAHLTKEEALLPILELESPESAIIFVRTKETASRLNTLLQEAGHSVDEYHGNLSQSQREMLIRRFRSQQVKWIVATDIAARGLDIDGLTHVFNLDLPDDPDRYIHRIGRTGRAGRTGKAISLITAKEKYRLKQLEKLTGQPIKICEMPTLQQLQACWIARFTTQIHNALTGERLASFLPLVSQLTEIYDPQAVAAAALQLAYSQMQSDRAEKAVMEILAKQPPKPLRRQHNSSQRVVSSPKR; the protein is encoded by the coding sequence ATGCCCACTTTTCTTGACCTTGGTATTTCGGTACAGCGTGTAGAACTGTTGCAGACTTTAGGTTTTGTCCATCCCACTCCTATTCAAGCCCAGGCGATTCCCCATTTGCTCATGGGCAGGGATGTTTTGGGACTGGCACAGACGGGGACGGGTAAAACCGCGGCTTTTGCGCTGCCTCTGCTGGAGTTAATTGACCCAGCCAGTCCCCTGCTGCAGGGGATTATCCTCACTCCCACACGGGAATTGGCGTTGCAGGTGATGCAGGCGGTTAAAAGTTTCAACCTCAAACCAGGGGGAGCACGAATTACCTGTGTCTATGGCGGACAAGCGATCGAGCGGCAGATTAAGCAACTGGAGCAGGGGGTACAGATTGTCGTGGGTACGCCAGGACGGGTGATTGATTTGCTGGAGCGGGGGGTACTGGACTTGCAACAGGTTCGCCATTTTGTGCTGGATGAGGCGGATGAAATGTTGAATATGGGATTTATCGAGGATGTGGAGAGGATTCTCAGTGCTACCCCCAAGGACAAACAGTCGGCGTTCTTCTCCGCCACGATGCCGATCCCTGTCCAGAAACTGGTGCAACGCTATCTCAAAAACCCTGTCACCGTCCAGATCAAAACTGATGCTGTCACCAAAAAACAGATTGAACAGCAGGCTTATTTTGTCCCTGCCCACCTCACGAAGGAAGAGGCTTTACTGCCAATTTTGGAGTTGGAGTCCCCCGAGTCGGCGATTATTTTCGTCCGTACCAAAGAGACGGCCAGCCGTCTGAACACACTTTTGCAGGAAGCAGGACACTCGGTAGATGAATACCACGGCAATCTCTCCCAGTCCCAGCGAGAAATGCTTATCCGCAGGTTTCGCAGCCAGCAGGTTAAGTGGATTGTGGCTACTGATATTGCCGCCAGGGGCTTAGACATTGATGGGCTAACCCATGTGTTTAACCTAGATTTGCCCGACGACCCCGATCGCTATATCCACCGCATTGGGCGTACAGGCAGGGCAGGCAGGACAGGCAAGGCTATTTCTCTGATCACCGCCAAGGAAAAGTACCGCCTCAAACAGTTGGAGAAGCTGACAGGACAACCGATCAAAATCTGTGAGATGCCTACCCTACAACAACTCCAGGCTTGTTGGATCGCCCGCTTTACCACCCAGATTCACAATGCCCTCACTGGGGAAAGATTAGCTTCGTTTCTCCCTTTGGTCTCCCAGCTGACGGAAATTTATGACCCCCAGGCAGTAGCGGCAGCCGCTTTGCAGTTGGCATACTCCCAGATGCAATCCGACCGGGCGGAAAAGGCGGTGATGGAAATTTTGGCAAAACAGCCCCCTAAACCCCTTCGCCGTCAGCACAATTCTAGCCAGCGGGTTGTCAGTAGTCCTAAACGTTAG